In Cervus elaphus chromosome 3, mCerEla1.1, whole genome shotgun sequence, the genomic stretch ctgaagaatttatttgccgggcagcaatggagaaacatagAGAGCAAATTTATGGActtgaggagaggggaggagagtcagatgtatggagagagtaatatggaaacttacattaccatatataaaatagataagcaatgggaatttgctgtatgtctcaggaaactcaaaataggggctctgtatcattgtggaggggtgggatggggagggagatgggagggaggttcaagagaaagtggacatatgtatacctatggctgattcatgttgagatttgacaggaaacaattctgtaaagcagttatctttcatctaaaaaataatttgttttaaaaaggacAAAGCTATTGAGCCATCTAAAAGTGTTACTGAATTCATGataatattttgtaatttgatttttttttttcaatcagtgGATACTGTATGTAAATAACTGTCAAATAGCAGTAACTGCTGGTTTCATCTAGGACAGTCCTGTAAATATAGATCAAGTCTGGACACAGTAGAGGGTACACATTATTAACGAGTCTTCAGAAGTTTTCTACTTAACCTACCTTTGgggggagaaggaggaaagggaCCAATGAGTACCTCCAAAACCCATGATGACTGTCCCATTCTCCTTCGCCTCTTCTAGCTTCCCTAGTCTTCGCTGTCCAGGCAGAGATTAGAGAGGGAGTTCCCTCTACTTGCCCCTCTGTGGGCAAGTATGAGACATGTGTTCAGAAGTGGAAAACTTGAAATTtcctaatggaaaaaaatttttccatggAAGAGgacaggagagaagaggagacccaggtctgaggAGGTTGCTGATGCCCTCTGGGTTACACAGGTTAGGCTAGAGAGCCTGTTACCCTTTCAGGTGACATGTGTAGCCAACTGGGCATGAAAATTTGGGATTAGAAGAGAGATCTGAGGTTGATACTTAGATTTGGAAACCATCTGTGTACATGGTAATTGAAAACTTTGGCGGTACATGAGATTACACAGGGGGTGTATATAAGCAAAATTAGAGCCAAAATAGAAACTCCAGTGTTTAAGGGATGGGCAGAGGAAGACTAGCCAGCAAAAGTGGTAGAAATGTTGAAGTTGGAGCAATACAAAGCCGCAGTGATAAGCACTGTGGTGCAGTGATAAGAATATGTGCATTAAAGTCACATCTGCTGGctgtgtcagagaaggcaatggcaccccactccagtattcttgcctggaaaatcccatggacggaggagcctgggaggctgcagtccatggggtcgctacagagtcccacacgactgagcagcttcactttcacttttcactttcatgcattggagggggaaatggcaactcactccagtattcttgcctggagaggcccagggacaggggagcctggtgggctgccgtctgtggggtcgcacagagtcagacacaactgaagcaacttagcagcagcagcagcaggctgtgTAATGTggggcaagtttcttaacttctctagGTCTGTTTCCCCAACCCCACATGAAGACAGTCCCTGCGTTAAGGACTGTGTGATGGGGTGAATGAGAATGCAGGAAAGCCTCTGGTTCTATTCAGCAGTGAGTGGGTGCTTTGTAGGAGCCAAAGGAAGACTTATGATCCCCTAAGAGCATTCTCAGTGCTTAAACCCGAGGTGATCATTATTTGCTTTGCAGAGAGAGGCGTTGTGAGATTAGTAACACATAAGCAAAATGTCTCTTAAATGTGCCCAGTTAATGCCCCGCCTTGGGACAGAAGAACCCAGGATTTGAATGTCAGAATCAGACCTTTTTCTGTTACAGTTTTGATGGTGGCCTATTCTTGAGCCAAACACAGAATTACAATCGGCCCTTGGTATCCACAGgttctgcatccatggattcaaccaacagatcaaaaatattggggaaaaaatccagaaagttaaaaaaaaggccAAACTTGAATTTCCCACATGCTGgcaactatttatatagcatataccttgtattaggtattaaaagtaatctagagatgatttaaggtATGTGGGAGGATACGCATAGGTCATATGCAGATTCGATACCATTTTATGTAAGGGACTTGAGCTTGTATAGCTTTTGGTAtctgtggtgggggcagggagtgacTCTGAGGGACAACTATATTATTGCCTCTAAACACTATCTTCAAGTCCCTTTCTTTCTGAGGAGCTTCCTctgttagaaaataaaactgcGGTCTAGGGCGGTATTACCCTAAACATGGCCATCTCgtctgatctcagaagctaagcagggttgggcctggttagtacttggatgggagaaaataaaactggGGATTACAGACCATCTTTTTGCCCTAGAAGAGTAAattcaaatgttaaaatattcatattttatgtatGTTCAGCTTTGTttagaattgttgttcagtttctcagttgtgtccgactttgcaaccccgtggactgcagtacaccaagcTTCTATTTAAAACTAGTTTTTAAGTAAACAATAAAGGTAATATGTGAAAATTACATACAGGtataaaaaatttcaaactaTACAGAGaggtataaaatgaaaagaaattctttCCCCTCATCCAATTCCCTTCCCAATAGGTAACCACTGTTAATAATTACATGTTTATAAttcccattaaaataaatattctcccCCCCCCACACAAATAGATTAGTACTCtacataatattttgttttcattgcttttaaaattaacacTATCTCTTTGAGGATTTTTTTCATTGACATAGGTAAAAATTTCTTGTTTTATACTATGTGACAATTTACTTAACTTCCAATTGATGGGtgttatttctaatttattatattaaaaatattgtaatGAATATTATCTTTAAATGAGTTTTTGCATATTTTTGCAGGATAGCTATGGGATAAATTCCTGTTGGATGAAGATGTAAATTACTTGAAAATTTGATATTATTAAATTGCCCTCTGAAGAGGACACTTCCTCCAGTTGGGTGTCCAGACCCCCAGACCCACCCCAATACCATATTGAATTTAAAAGTCTCTGGAGAATAGTAGATAAAAAGGGTcttgctttaatttatttttaattgaagtatgattgattatggagaaggaaatggcaacccactccagtagtcttgcctggagaatcccagggacggaggagcctggtaagctgccgtctatggggtcacacacagttggacatgactgaagcagcttagcagcagcagcagcatggttgattataatattagtttcaggtgtacaacaaagtgattcaaaatttttatagtttatactccatttaaagttattacaaaataatgactatattttcctgtgctgtagaatatatccttgttgcttatttattttatacattctagtttgtatctgttaatcccataccactcttgctcctccttttttccctctcccagctggtaaccattagtttgttctgtATATCTATGAATTTGTTCCTATCttattatattcatttgttttattttaaagattgcaCTATAAAATACCATGCTTTAATTTGTTCTTTAATTACAAGACTAGATATTTAAATCATATATtggctatttttatttatatttctgttcctgtgctttgctttttttcctctttttaatataatttatttaagaaTCCTGTTGATCTTGTTGATGTGTAATGCCTTTATGAAGGAAGTTAACTCATTATCATCCTTGgcaaatattttttacaaaatatttttgtacttCAGATATGTTTATAGTCCTTTTCCCTGCAGgagttctaaaattttttttattcatgtattatCAATCTCTTCCTTCATGGCTTCTTCTGCACTctaacattttttcttaaaaaattcagCAGTATTTTTTCTAGTAGCTTTACTTTTATGTTAGGGTGTTCGATCTACTGAAACTGGAGGACTGCCCTTAGTGATGGTGGTTGCTACTAAGCAGCCCTTTTCAGCCCATACTCACCGGCCTCAGCACTCGGCGCACTTCCTGGAGGATCTGCTCCTGGTTCTTCACGGAGCAGAGCACCAGGGTGCAGACCACCACATCCATGGAGCCTGTGGCCACCTGGTGCATGTTCTCCCCGGCAGCCACTATGAAGCGCTCAAACTGCAGGTGTGGGTTCTGGGCAATACTCTTGATCAAGAACTTCTCAAAGTTGGGGTTGGGATCAACACAGGTCACCTGACATCCAGAGGGGTAGAACTTGAAGTTGGCCCCCGTGCCACAGCCCAGCTCCAGCAGGGAGAGCTTCCCAGAGGGGCCCATGAACTCCCGCAGGTTGCTGAAGAGCTCCCGCTTCTTGCTCGCCATCTGTTCATTATACATCACAGTGAACCTCGCCAGGAAGTAGGGGAACCACTGTTTGCATATCCAGTTCCACAAGCCCAGAAAGTCCAGCAGGTAcatgggaaatgccaggatgCAGACGGCCAGCCGGAGGATTAAAATGGTGAGCGCCATCActcagaagagaagaaaacagatcaaCAGTTAGAGATCTGACTCCTTTAACTGCGGGAAGTAGGTTTCTGGCCACACTCCAGAGCCAATCAGCTGCAGAGGAAAGAAGAACTGGCTGTGCTGGAAATACACAGCTGAAGTCAGATATCAGGCAAGAGAACTGTTTCATCCAATTAATAGATGTTTGGCAGAAATTGCCTCATCacttatttttcatgaagtgaaatGAGAAGGTTCCCAGCttttccttagaaggaaagccgATTACAACCCCTTATTCCTGCTTCGAGACTACTGCTGCAGTTTTAAATGCAGAGTGTATTCACAGCTTGTCCGTTTTCCAGTCTCTCCTAAGAAAACAGAAGCTGTGGGTGGAGCCTGGTTAAAACACACCAGAAGGCTGTTGCTAAACCCCATTTATTACTTTGTGCCCCATCCTGCTTCTGTTCCATCCTGCCCACCTctgcctcatttaaaaaaaaaaaaaaaaagaagtgaaagcacaTGCCTGTCTGGTCACAGCAAGAGTTTTCCCTTTTGCATTCTAGGCAGAGGTTCTAAGATGTTGATAACTGCACAGTgggattatttttaaatcactgttttGGGCTGCCCATCTTTTAAAGGGCAAGTTTCACCTTCAAACTGTGCCAAGTTACTGCATTACTGAATTAACTTACATAAAAATAGTCCCCAGAATATTCACTTTTGGGAACctaaagttttaagaaaatattttcagacatcCATCTGTTTTTAACAAGAAAGCCTGGGCCTTAGGGTGTTCAGGAAACATAGAAATGCCCCAAAATAATGgtagtttcctttttaaaaccatGTAATGGACACAGGGAGTGTTTTGTTTCATTATATGTTACACCCAAtgcatgttttataaatatgtgcTCCATCTTAACAGCTTTCTTGAGGTGGAATTAACATATAATAAACTACACATATTTAAGCTGTATCATTTGGTTAAATTCTGGCACATGTACCCACACATGAAATCATTGCTTCAGTCAAGGTAATGAACATATCAATTACACTCCCCACCTCCCAAATACCTCTTGCCCCTTTGTGATCCCTCTTtcctgccctccccactcccaggccatcactaatctgttttctgtctggaGGTTAGTTTGCCTTTCCTATAGTTTGGGCTtacaagaatcctcctgcaatgcagaagacaatgttaggtagttagaatagggaaaagaagtccaaaatggcggtggctaaaagacctggaagggaaaagcccgcgaaaatagaacaaaggaacatcagaggactggagtgagaacctcaggtaaaacaaacaacgctcctgcctaagcctAATTTGCATAGGACAGACCCAGGGggaacaaaaaacataaaaagaggagccaaagccctcttctctctctcacttgCTCGCTCTCCCGCGtgatggggcgctcttctcttcgtgtctttggatcgacgtgcgctcatgcctcgaagatggattttcctgctattatttaaataaatagagctgtaacactgatttatttaagagctataacacggtctgtcctccgagagctgtgacccgccgaggTGGCttcaatgtccgtcactccaaatttttgttgtgacgagacaaagaaccgaggagcatacactcatgTGACAacgccagttcaattcctggttgattcctgggtcaggatgatcctctggagaaaggatagagtatccactccagtattcttgggttttcctagtggctcagacagtaaagaatctgcctgcaatgtcggatacctgggtttgatccctgggttggaaagatcccctggaggaggatggcaacccactccagtattcttgcctggagaatccccatggacagaggtcctggcaggctacagtccatggggtcgcaaagagttggacatgactgaacgagtaagcacatacacatacatcctATAATTTTATGTTAATTGGGATCATATAGTATCTActttgtctggtttctttcatccAGCATAATTAAGAGTCATTTATGCTGTTGTATGTATCCATTGATTTTCCACTGAGTAGTATGCAATTGTGTGGATCTATACCAGTTTGTTTATCTACTCACCTGACtttgatggatatttgagttgttaACAGTTTCCGTTGCTTATTACAGTAGTAGCTTATTACAAATGAAGCTACTATGGGGACTTCTCCagtagtccagaggttaagaaccccttgcaatgcaggggactcaggtttgatccctggtcggggaactaagatcccacatgccgcatctAAGCCCCTGAAAGATTGTTGCTGAGTGTGAAAGATgatgggattcttggcctctggaagaGAGGAATTCAGTCTggggccagtgacaaggcttgattgctcagagcttttgtgtaataaagttttattaaagtatagaaaagatagagaaaacttctgacatagacatcagaaggaggcagaaagagtgccttcctgctagtctttagctggatgttatatagctactagcagtctgctaattagagaaaggaaatgactcaaaactcagagactggtatcaggcccctcacccacagcttgcattttgagataacattggcacaagggGAGAtgtcccaggccataaaatgatagACGtgaattttgaagaaaggcaggtttccaagcaaatacagtctcattaacatagcttaagagaacatttgcgtgagtaaaacatactggtttgtcaaagTCTGTTTTGAATCTTAGgcagaactgacttgaagacagagtctagggtaaatacatagttcattaacatagcttaagacagacatttccataagaaaaatgcattggttagctcaaggtttgagaaaagttaagttcaggtggaatcaggtgtcgtcatggcaacacagatcttaaaagaaacctctttttaaatttatatagagaAGGGGAGGGCttacctcatagctcagttggtaaatcatctgcctgcgatgcaggagacccaagttcgattcctgggtcgggaagatcccctggagaaggaaatggcaacccactccagtattcttgcctggagaatcctgtggacagaggagcctggcaggctacagtcctggttgcaagagttggacacgacttagtgactaaaccgtCACCACCACCAGAGAAGGGGATAAAAACACTAACGCttatagtttgtttcctcctgctgcttaagagagagacaaaaaaatgtctgacacttgcagcctatttcttccgtttggagacccctagccttcctgcctgttaccctctcacccccacaccacaactactgaacctgagtGCTGTGGAACCCACAAGTCACAATTAGAGAGTCCGTGCACCTCAACGAAAGATCCCAAATGacacaacaaagatcctgcatgccacaactaagactcaatatggtcaaacacatatttttttaaaagttaagctaCTGTGAACATTAGTGTACAAGCCTTTGTATGGACATATACTTTCATTTCTCATGGATAAATTTCTTTAATAGAATGTAAATGTCACATGGTAGGTATATGTTTACCTCACAAAGAAgaatgccaaactgttttccaaactgATTGTACCATCAACAGTGTATGAGAGAGTTAGttgctctacatcctcaccaacacttggtgtGGTCGTCCTTCTAATTTTAGTCACCCTGAAATGTATCTAGTGGTCCCTCATTGTAGCTTTAATTTGCATCTCCCAGATAATTCATGACATCAAGCATCTTTTGATGGgcttatttgccatccatatATCTTGTTCAGAgagtctgttcaaatcttttgaacattttattttttattattgttttttttggccatgctgaacggaatgtaggatcttagttccccagctagggGTTTGAGGCtacaccccctgcagtgaaagtgtttCATCCTGACCACTGGGTTGCCAAGGAATCCCCTGAACTTGTTAAAACtggattattttcttattatgtgTTGAGGATTCTTGTATCaaatcatgtatgtatgtatgtacatgtcaTGTACCAAATATGTGATTTGCAGATGTTTTCCTactctgtggcttgtctttttaaTGGTGTTTTCAGAAGTGCAGAAATTCTTCCTTGTGgcgtccttgtctggttttggtgtcagaatAATTCTGTCCTTGTGATACGAGTTTGGAAGcatttcttctctatttcttgGAAAAGCTTGAGAATTCTTGGTATTAATACTTTACATATTTGATAGAGTTCAGTAGTGAAGTCCTCTAGTCCTGTGCTTTTATTTGTTGTAtaatttttgattactgatttaatctccttactAGTAATCTGTCTCATAACCTTCTAGTAAtatacaccaaggctgtatattgtcaccctgcttatttaacttatatgcagaatacatcttgagaatgccaggttggatgaatcacaaactggaatcaagtttgtcaggagaaatatcaataacctcagatattcaaattataccactctaatggcagaaagtgaagagaaactaaagagcctcttgatgaaagttaaagaggggagtgaaaaagctggcttaaaactcatcattcaaaaaactaaggtcatggcctCTGGTTGATCACCTcattgcaaatagaagggggaaaagtagaagcagtaacagattttattttcttgagcccctaaatcactgcagatggtgactgcagtcatgaaattaaaagacgcttgctccttgaaagaaaaactatgataaacctagacagcatattaaaaagcagagacatctttTTGTCACCAagcatccatctagtcaaagctgaggtttcccagtagtcatttatggatgcgagagttggactataaagtaggctgagcaccaaagaattgatgctcatgaattgtggagctggagaagactcttgaaacttccttggactgcaatgggatcaaactagtcagtcctctaagaaatcaaccctgagtattcagtggaaggattcatgctgaagctccaatcctttggccacctgatgtgaagaactgagtcactgaaaaagaccctgttgctggcaaagattgaaggcaaaaggagaaggccgcagcagaggatgagaaggttagatagcaacactgactcaatggacatgaatttgagcaaactcttgtaTTATAGTATTATAGTAAAacattatatacattatacagcattatagtaaaggacaggggagcctgacatgctgcaggccatggggtctcaaagaatcaaacatgacttagtgactgaacaacataaagtatctgttcagattttctatttcttcatgattcagtcttggtaggtggtacgtttctaggaatttattcatttctagGTTATTAACCAGTTTGTTGGCTCAAAGTAGTGTCTTACAgttctttgtatttccatagTACCAATTGTTAAGTGTTCTCttgcatttctgattttgtttatttgggtcctcttttttcttaattagtgTAGCTAAAGTTTTGtttattaaatctttaaaaaaaacaaccaggacttagtttcattgatctttctaTTGCCTTTTTagtctctgttttatttatttccactctgatctttgttatttacACAGACCTTCTGTTGGGTAGTTAGactaggaaacaggagtccagaatggcagtggctaaaagacaagggaaaagcccacaaaaatagaacaaaggaaggtccaaggaccggaCTTAGGACCTcagtagaacaaacagcactcttGGCTAGCCCattttacatagggcaggccaaggggtaagaaaaaaacatataaaaagaggagccaaagggctggggccctctcttctcttcgcgtctttgggtcatgccctcacgcctcggggatgtattttcttgttattttctaaataaaattgagctgtaacacagagctgtaacactgatctgtctaagagctatagagctataacatggttggtctgagacctgagagctataacatggtctgtcttgagagctgtgacacgcggAGAGCTTTAACGtccatcgcttcaaatttttgttgagaagagacagaaccaaggaggTTACACTCCCCTAACACTTCCTTATGCTAACTTTGATCTTtatttgtacttctttttttttgtttgtttcttgaggtataaaattaagttatttgaaatttttcttgtttcttgaggcagGCATCTATCATTTTAAACTtgcctcttagaattgcttttgctacATCCTATAAGTTTTAGTATGTTGTATTTCcactttcatttgtctcaaggtatctttcaatttctcttttgattttttcattgACTCTTTGATTGTTCAATAGCATGTTTTTTAACCTCCATGTATTTGCAAATTTTCCAGTCTTCTTGAAATTAATGTCTAGTTTCATACCACCATGGCtagagaagatacttgatatgCTTTCAATCTTCTTAAGTTTactaagacttgttttgtggcctaacatTTAATGTATCCTGGAGACATTAatggagaatgttctatgtgccTTTGAGAAGAATAGGTATTTTGTTGCTTCTGGATAGAATCTTCCGTATATGTTTCTTAAGTACATTTCTGcaatgtgttttgtttctttattgattttctgtctggatgatctatccattgatgaAAGTTGGATGTTAAAGTGTCCTGCTATTATTGTGGTGGTGTCTGTTTCCTCCCTTCAGGCATGTtaacatttgctttatatatttaggtgctgtgtcatttttcttctccatcctGAGATCAGTATGTTCTGGTATTGTCAACTTAATCTATCCATGAAAAAGTTCTCTATTGACTTTTCACCCAGTGGTTTTACCAGTCACCAGTCATTATTGTCTAGATCCATTATTTTATTACAGAGCAAATAATAATATTCTCTTTATTAATCAAatacttatataaataaaaacttacCTTACCAACAATTTAGTTACTATGAAAACTACAGTTTGTTCAGGAAAGGAAGGATAAATGCTTGATTTTTCCCCCCCTATATTTTTATCAATTTTC encodes the following:
- the METTL7A gene encoding methyltransferase-like protein 7A isoform X2 — protein: MMALTILILRLAVCILAFPMYLLDFLGLWNWICKQWFPYFLARFTVMYNEQMASKKRELFSNLREFMGPSGKLSLLELGCGTGANFKFYPSGCQVTCVDPNPNFEKFLIKSIAQNPHLQFERFIVAAGENMHQVATGSMDVVVCTLVLCSVKNQEQILQEVRRVLRPVLDPVWYLLFDGCNLTRESWKALEQARFSKLKLQHLQAPLSWELVRPHIYGYAVK
- the METTL7A gene encoding methyltransferase-like protein 7A isoform X1; translated protein: MALTILILRLAVCILAFPMYLLDFLGLWNWICKQWFPYFLARFTVMYNEQMASKKRELFSNLREFMGPSGKLSLLELGCGTGANFKFYPSGCQVTCVDPNPNFEKFLIKSIAQNPHLQFERFIVAAGENMHQVATGSMDVVVCTLVLCSVKNQEQILQEVRRVLRPGGAFYFMEHVADKPSTWNYFWQQVLDPVWYLLFDGCNLTRESWKALEQARFSKLKLQHLQAPLSWELVRPHIYGYAVK